Proteins from one Polynucleobacter wuianus genomic window:
- the ptsP gene encoding phosphoenolpyruvate--protein phosphotransferase, which produces MTFALHGIPVSKGIAIGQAVLISRAALEVSHYLVEPGKEEAEAQKLLDAFNQVRLELDQLRLGLPKDAPQEMAAFLDVHGMILADPALAEKPIKLIRTQRLNAAWALTTELNDLLEQFAEIEDPYLKERANDIRQVAERVIKALNAQKDALNEPDFLPSSDVGVESIIVAHDIAPHDMLRFKEHAFTGFVTDLGGKTSHTAIVARSMEIPAVVGVRHASEMIRHGDWLILDGEQGIVVVAPDEQLLAEYRKLQTQALKEARKLQQLKHSKTETLDRVDIELFANIELPEDAIQAVKLGAVGVGLFRSEFLFMDRKQAMPDEEQQYQEYRRVVDLMHGLPVNIRTIDVGADKALGAGGTDVSQTGTSPLGLRAIRWSLTEPEIFLTQLRAILRASAHGQARIMIPMLAHAKEIDETFRLIEKAKQQLLQRGQSFNPNIQVGAMIEIPAAALVLPLFISHFDFLSIGTNDLIQYTLAIDRADHAVAHLYDPLHPAILNLMASIIDQAKRANIPVAVCGEMAGDPMLTKLLLAMGLTDFSMHFSQLLLVKREILKANVGMLKARFPRVLKAYEPEAQAKALERLLA; this is translated from the coding sequence ATGACCTTTGCGCTGCACGGAATTCCGGTATCCAAAGGCATTGCCATTGGCCAAGCGGTACTGATTTCACGTGCAGCTTTAGAGGTAAGTCATTATTTGGTTGAACCCGGTAAAGAAGAGGCGGAAGCCCAAAAGTTACTAGACGCATTTAATCAAGTCCGTTTAGAGCTAGATCAATTGCGCCTGGGCTTGCCTAAGGATGCCCCGCAAGAGATGGCAGCGTTCTTGGATGTGCACGGCATGATCTTGGCCGACCCGGCCTTAGCAGAAAAACCAATCAAGCTTATTCGTACACAACGATTGAATGCTGCTTGGGCCTTGACTACCGAACTCAATGATCTTTTAGAGCAGTTTGCTGAGATTGAAGACCCGTATTTAAAAGAACGTGCGAATGATATTCGTCAGGTAGCTGAGCGAGTCATCAAAGCCCTGAATGCCCAGAAAGATGCGCTAAATGAACCTGATTTTTTGCCATCGAGTGATGTGGGTGTGGAGTCCATTATCGTTGCTCACGACATTGCGCCGCATGACATGCTGCGCTTTAAAGAGCATGCATTTACAGGCTTTGTTACTGACTTAGGTGGCAAAACCTCGCATACTGCTATCGTGGCGCGAAGTATGGAGATACCTGCTGTAGTTGGTGTGCGCCATGCTAGCGAAATGATTCGCCATGGTGATTGGCTCATTTTAGATGGCGAGCAAGGTATTGTTGTGGTTGCTCCTGATGAGCAACTACTAGCTGAGTATCGCAAATTACAAACCCAGGCATTAAAGGAGGCTCGTAAACTCCAGCAGTTAAAGCACTCCAAAACAGAGACTTTAGATCGAGTAGACATTGAGCTCTTTGCCAATATTGAGTTGCCAGAAGATGCGATACAGGCAGTAAAACTAGGCGCAGTGGGGGTGGGTTTATTTCGTTCTGAGTTTTTATTCATGGATCGTAAGCAAGCGATGCCGGATGAGGAACAGCAATACCAAGAATACCGTCGTGTAGTTGATCTTATGCATGGCTTGCCAGTCAACATCAGAACGATTGACGTTGGCGCTGATAAAGCTTTGGGTGCGGGTGGTACCGACGTATCACAGACAGGCACATCACCATTGGGTTTGCGGGCGATTCGTTGGTCCTTGACAGAGCCAGAAATTTTCTTAACTCAATTAAGAGCAATTTTGCGCGCATCCGCTCATGGTCAAGCACGCATCATGATTCCAATGTTGGCTCATGCCAAGGAAATCGATGAAACATTCCGCTTGATTGAAAAAGCAAAGCAACAGTTATTGCAGCGTGGTCAATCTTTTAATCCGAATATCCAAGTCGGCGCCATGATTGAAATTCCCGCTGCCGCTTTGGTCTTGCCTTTATTTATCAGCCACTTTGATTTCTTGTCGATTGGTACTAATGATTTAATTCAATATACCTTGGCAATTGATCGCGCTGATCATGCAGTAGCGCATTTGTATGATCCCTTGCATCCAGCAATTTTGAATTTGATGGCTAGCATTATTGATCAGGCTAAGCGCGCTAATATACCAGTTGCTGTGTGTGGTGAGATGGCGGGAGATCCAATGCTCACCAAGTTATTGCTTGCGATGGGACTGACGGATTTTTCAATGCATTTCAGTCAGCTCTTACTAGTAAAGCGAGAGATTCTAAAAGCCAATGTTGGCATGTTGAAGGCCCGCTTTCCTAGAGT
- a CDS encoding HPr family phosphocarrier protein, with protein sequence MPVAEIEIINKLGLHARASAKLSQLAAQFPCEVLLSRNGRQINAKSIMGVMMLAAGIGSTVTLETVGDKADEAMEALTALINDRFGEGE encoded by the coding sequence ATGCCAGTAGCTGAAATTGAGATCATTAATAAATTGGGGCTTCATGCTAGAGCATCTGCAAAGTTGTCTCAATTGGCCGCACAATTTCCCTGTGAAGTATTGTTGTCACGCAATGGACGTCAAATTAATGCCAAGAGCATTATGGGCGTCATGATGCTGGCAGCCGGCATTGGCAGCACTGTTACTTTAGAAACGGTCGGCGATAAAGCCGATGAGGCCATGGAAGCGCTCACCGCATTAATTAATGACCGCTTTGGAGAGGGCGAATAA
- a CDS encoding PTS sugar transporter subunit IIA — MAGIVIVAHTPVANAMLSFAEHTFGVVPERVRAVDIPPHEDTKVSFDRVLKAAYGVNTGNGVLILTDVMGATPANVASKLESLGPLSGLNAPVIVLAGLNLPMLMRCISHRGEGLEELAKKALAGGQHGILRLGAKVDQEQ; from the coding sequence ATGGCTGGAATCGTAATCGTTGCCCACACTCCCGTTGCTAACGCAATGCTGAGCTTTGCGGAACATACTTTTGGTGTAGTGCCAGAGCGCGTTAGAGCGGTTGATATACCTCCACATGAAGATACTAAGGTGAGCTTTGATCGAGTACTCAAAGCAGCCTACGGTGTAAATACTGGTAATGGTGTTCTCATTTTGACCGATGTGATGGGCGCAACCCCAGCAAATGTCGCCTCTAAGCTAGAAAGTCTCGGGCCCTTGTCGGGACTCAATGCTCCGGTAATTGTTTTGGCGGGTCTTAATTTACCGATGCTGATGCGTTGTATCTCTCATCGCGGTGAAGGTTTAGAGGAGTTAGCTAAGAAAGCACTCGCTGGTGGACAGCATGGAATTTTGCGTCTTGGCGCAAAAGTAGATCAAGAGCAATAG